CGCGCGAGCGAGTCATGCCGGCTCTCCTGGCAGCGGGATGTAGGAGAGGTCGTAGTCCGCCTGCGGCGGAAGAATCAAACCGCCCTCCGGTCTGAGGTAGCCTGCAGAACGACATGACCTCCGACCCCAGCGCCGGGCCCCGCGCGGCCCCCCACCGCCGCCGCACCCTGCTCCTCGATCGCAGCTTCCAGCTGCGCTACAGCCTGCTGCTCGCCACGCTCGGCGCGGCGGCCGTGACGCTGTTCGGCGCACTCGCCTACCAGGTGCACGCGAGCGCCATGGCCGCCACTGTCGGCGGCGCGGCAGGCGAGGTGTCCACGGGCGGACAGACGCTGCTGTGGCTCACGGTGGTGGGGGCGCTGGGCACCGCCGTGGTGCTGGGGCTGTTCGGGCTGCTGCTCACCCACCGGGTGGCGGGGCCGGTGCACGTGATGGGGCTGTACATGGCGGCGCTCGCCGCGGGGCGCTACCCGCGCCTGCGCCCGCTGCGCAAGCGCGACGAGCTGCGCAGCTTCTTCGAGCGCTTCCGCGAGGCGGTGGACCGCATCCGCGCGCGCGAGGCGGACGAGGCGCGCGCGCTGGGGCACGTGCTGGGCGCGCTCGCCCCCATCGCGGTGAGCCCCGAGGCGCGCGAGGCGCTCGCCACCCTGGAGTCTCTGCACGCGCGCAAGCGCCAGGCCGCGGAGGGTGCGGGAGACGTGGCCTTCACGCCCGGCTCGTGAGAGAGAGGGGACACGCATGGACCGTCCCCGCATCGTCTTCATGGGCACCCCGGAGTTCGCCGTCGGCTCGCTCGCCGCGCTGCTCGCGCTGCAGGAGCAGGGCGCGCTCGAGCTCGTCGCCGTGGTCACCCAGCCCGACAAGCCCAAGGGCCGCGGCCAGGCGCTGAGCGCGCCGCCGGTGAAGGCGCTCGCGCTCGCGCACGGGCTGCCCGTCCTGCAGCCGCAGAAGCTGCGCACGCCCCCCTTCAGCGAGACGCTGCGCGAGCTGCGGCCGGACGCCTGCGTGGTGACGGCCTACGGGAAGATCCTCCCCGAGGACCTGCTCGCCGTGCCGCGGCTCGGCTGCGTCAACGTGCACGCGAGCCTCCTGCCGCGCTTTCGCGGCGCGGCGCCCATCCAGTGGGCGATTGCGCACGGGGACGCGGAGACCGGCGTGTGCCTCATGCAGATGGACGCGGGCCTGGACACCGGCCCGGTGCTCGCCTGCCGCCGCCTGCCCATCCTCCCGGAGGAGACCAGCGCGAGCCTGCACGAGAAGCTCGCGGCGCTCGGCGGCCAGGTGCTGCGCGAGGAGCTGCCGCGCTTCCTGCGCGGGGAGCTGCGGGCCGTGCCGCAGCCCTCCGAGGGCGCGGTGTATGCGCCGATGATCCAGAAGGAGGACGGGCTGCTGGACTTCACCCGCCCCGCGCAGGAGCTGGAGCGGCGCGTGCGCGCCTTCACGCCCTGGCCCGGCGCCTACACCTGGCTCGAGGGCGCGCGGCTCAAGGTGCACCGCGTGCAGGTGGCGGAGGGCCGCGGCGAGCCCGGCACGCTGCTCGGCGCGGGCCCCGCGGGGCTCGAGGTCGCGTGCGCGCAGGGCTCCCTGCGGCTGCTCGAGGTACAGCCCGAGGGCAAGCGCGCGATGGGCGCCGCGGACTTCCTCTCCGGCCGCAAGCTCGCTCCCGGCTCGCGCCCCTTCACCGCCCCGCCGGCGCCCTGACCCTGCCCATGCCCTCCCGCTCCCTCCGACTGCTGCTGGTGCTCCACGGACCGAACCTGCCGCAGCTCGCCGAGGCGGCCGGCACGCGCCTCGCGGACATCGACGCGGCGCTGCACGCGCGCGCCGCTGCGCTGGGCCTGCAGCTGCACGTGGTGAGCAGCAACCACGAGGGCGCGCTGCTGGACGCGCTGCACGCGCAAGGGGCCCGCGCGGTGGGCGTGCTGGTGAGCCCCGGCGCGCTCGCGCTCGGTGGCCACGCGCTCGCCGAGGGGCTCGCGCTCGCGCGCCTGCCGGCGGTGGAGGTGCACCCGGGCCCGGTGCGCCGCGGCCGCCGCTCGCTCTTGCGCGGCGTCTGCCTCGCGCACGTGGCCGGCAAGGGCGCGGCGGGCTACCTCCTCGCGCTCGAGCGACTCGCGCGCGCCGTGCCTGCGGCCGCGCCCGACGCGGCGTCCCCGAAGGCAGCCGGCGACGCGGCCGGCGATGCGGCGGAGACTGCGTCCGAGGCCGCCTCGGACGACGCAGCGGCGGCGCGCGCGCCTTCCCAGGGTGCGCCCGCGGGCAAGACCCTGGGGCGCAAGCCGGTGAACCGGCTCAAGGAGCGCGCGCAGCGCGGCGAGGTGGCCAAGACGCTGGGGCGCAAGCCCGCGGCGAAGCGCAGCGCCGCGCCGCCCGCGCGCACCAACACGCTCGCCGCGCGCACGCTCGGGCGCGCGGCGCACCTGGCGGGCGAGGACGAGGCCGCGCAGCTCGTCAGCCGCGCGAGCGTGCGCCAGAAGGTGGCCGAGCGGCTCGCGGGGCGTCTCAGCCCCGCGGCGCTCGCCACCTGGGCGCGCGGCCACCTGCTGGACGTGCAGCGCGGCGCCGCGGTGGAGAGCGGCCAGCGCGAGCTGCTCGAAGACGTGCTGCAGCGCCTCACCCTCTCCACCCTCCCGCCGAGCCGCCTCACCGACGAGCAGCTCATCGAGCTGATGACGGAGCTGGACACATGAGCGCCCGCGTCCTCGCGATCAAGATCCTCGCCCGCGTCCGCGCCACGGACGCCTACCTCAACGTGGTGCTGGACACCGTGCTGTCCGAGCAGCCCCCGAAGGACCCGCGCGACGCGGGCCTCGTCACCGAGCTCGTGTACGGCGCCACGCGCCGCCAGCTCGCGCTGGACTACGCCATCCTGCAGTTCAGCGACCGGCGCCTGGACACCATGGAGGACCGGGTGCTCGCGGCGCTGCGCGTGGGCGCCTACCAGCTCTTCTACATGCGCGTGCCGGGGCGCGCCGCGGTCGCCGAGACGGTGCAGGCGCTCAAGGAGATCGGCCTCAGCCGCGCCTCGGGCTTCGTCAACGCCATCCTGCGCAAGCTCTCGGCGCTGCCCCAGCAGCCCCTGCCGCCTCCCGGGGACCGCGTGCAGCACCTCTCGGTGCGCGAGAGCCACCCGGCCTGGCTCGTGGAGCGTTGGCTGCGCCACTACGGGCCCGAGCGCGGGGAGGCCATCCTCGCGGCGAACAACGTGGCGCCCCCCGTGGTCGTGCGCGCCAACGCCAGCCGCATCACCCGCGACGCGCTGCTCGCGCAGCTGCGCGAGGCGGGCCTGGACGCGCAAGCGACGGCGCTCTCGCCCGTGGGCATCGTGCTGCCCAGCGTGGGCCGGCTCGAGGACGTGTACGGCTACGCGGAGGGCCTCTGGCAGGTGCAGGACGAGGCCGCCCAGCTGGTGGGCATCTACGGCGCCATCCCCGAGAGCGCGCGCGTGCTGGACACCTGCGCCGCGCCCGGCGGCAAGGCCTGCCACGAGGCGGAGACGCACGAGGTGGTGGCCACGGATCTCCACGCGCCCAAGCTGCGCAAGATCGAGAGCGAGGCGAAGCGCCTGGGGCTGAGCAGCCGCCTGCGCACGCTCGCCCACGACGCCACCCAGCCCTTCTCCGAGGCGCAGGCGCGGGAGCTCGGCGAGTTCCACGCCGTGGTGGTGGACGCGCCCTGCTCGGGCCTGGGCACGCTGCGCCGCCACCCGGAGCTGCGCTACCGGCGCAAGCCCGAGGACATCCCGCGCATCGCCGCGCTGCAGCGCCGCATCCTCGAGAACTGCCAGGAGCAGGTGCCCCCCGGCGGCCTCCTGCTCTACGCGGTGTGCACCACCGAGGCCGAGGAGGGGCAGGACCAGGTGGAGATGTTCCTGCGCAGCCACCCGGAGTGGACGGCCGAGCCGCCCTCGCTGCCCACGCTCAAGCTGCCGCTCGCGCAGGGCTACCTGCGCACGCTGCCCGGCCCCGAGGGGATGGACGGCTTCTTCGCGGCGCGCCTGCGAAAGCTCTACTAGCCCCCGAACGAAGTGCAGGGAGCCTCCCGCCAGAGGGCCCGGGACGCTCCCCGCGAAGAGGGGCTTCGGCTGCGGTGCTGCGTGGGCCGCTACTTCGTGGGGGCCGGGGTCGTCTCGGCCTTGGTCTCCGTCTTCGTCTCGGTCTTCGAGGTGGCGGCGGCGTGCTTCGCGGTCTTCTTGGTGGCCTTCTTCGCCGGAGCGGCCTCGGCCTTCATCTCGGTCGCCTTGGTCTCGGAGGCCTTCTCGGTCTTGGTCTCGGAGGCCTTCATCTGAGCGGCAGGGGCAGCGGCAGGCGCCGGGGTCTCGGCGGCAAAGGCGGCGAAGGAGGCAGCGAGGGCGATCACGGTGACGATGCGCTTCATGGAAAGCTCCAACGTGGCTCTACCGGTGCGGAATGCGCCGTGGCAGCCAGTGGACAGAGCAGCCCGCGTGCCACGCCCACCCGCGCCTGGACTTACATGTGGGCCTGGGGAGCGGCTCCCCAGGCCGCCTCGGGAGCGCGAGGAGCGGCTCCCCAGGCAGGCGGCCACCGAGCGTCCCTCCAAGCCCCCCGAAGGGGCGGGTTCCTTTTGACGCGCCGGTCCATCTTGAGCATCCTCGCGCGGTCCGTGCCGAACACCGTCAGTCCCCGCTGCCGCCGCCCTGCGCTCGTCCTGGCGCTCACCCTGCTGGGGCTGGGCGGGAGCGGCGCGGCGTGCGTGCCGGCCGGGCGCTACCGGGCCCAGCTGGCGGAGGCCGAGCGGCTGCGCGCGCAGCTGGAGGCGGGCCGCGAGGAGGAGCAGCGCCTGCTCAACGCGCTCGCCACACTGGAGAGCGCGCAGGAGGCGCTGGAGGCCGAGCGCGCCGAGGCCGCCCAGGAGGCGGAGCTGCTCTCGCTGGACCTGCGCGCGAGCGAGGCGGACCGGCGCGAGCTGGAGGAGCACGCGCAGCAGCTCGAGCAGCGCGAGCGCGAGCTGAGCACCCTGCACGACCAGATGTCCGAGCTCTGGTACCGCCAGGCGCTCACCCGCGCGCGCCGCGGCAGCGCCCCGCCGCCGCTGTCCCCGCCGCAGGAGGCCGGGGCGGTGGGGCAGCCCTAGGCGCATGGCGCTCGGCAGCTCCATCCGCCGCTACCGCGCGGGCTTCCTCTTCACCGTGGCGCTCCTGTCCGCCGCGGCCCTCTTCACGCTCTGGGCCCAGGTGCGCGCGAGCCGGCGCGTGGACCGGCTGGTGCAGGACGCGCTCGCGCGCACCGCGCTCATCGGCCGCATCCGGGTGGACGCGCTGCTGCTGGAGAGCGCGACGGAGGCGCACGTGCGCGCCTCCAACGACGTGGAGCGCGAGGCGGCGGACGCCGCGATGGCCGGCGTGCTCGCGCGCATCCGGGATGCGAGCGCCCAGAGCACCCGCGGCCTGCCCGAGGGCGAGGGCCTGCGGGTGTGGAAGCGCTTCAACGCGAGCTGCGACGCGCTCGCGGCGAAGGTGCGCGAGACGGTGGGCCTGAGCCACGCCCGCGAGGCGGAGCAGGCGCGCCTGCACCTGGTGGAGCAGCTGCACCCGGTGGCGGTGGAGCTGGACAGCCTCGCCGCGCAGCTCGAGGCCCAGAACGCGCGCGACACGCGCGACCTGCTGCGACAGGTGGAGACCCTGCGCCTGCGCAGCACGCAGGGCAGCGCCGCGCTCACCCTGCTCGCGGTGCTGCTCAGCCTCGCGGTGGGCTGGCAGGTGACGCGGCGGCTGCGGACGCAGGAGGCCACCATCCAGGAGCAGCTGCAGGAGCTGGGGCGCCACAACCGCGAGCTGGACGCCTTCGCGAGCCGGGTCGCGCACGATTTGATGGCCCCGCTCGCGCCCCTGCGCGGCTACCTCACCCTCATCCGCCGCAGCGCGGGGCTGAAGGACCCGGGCGCGCTCGAGATGCTGGGCCACGCGGAGGCGGGTGCTGCGCGCATGAGCGAGCTCATCGAGGCGCTGCTGCGCTTCTGCCGCGCCGGCACCCGCGCGGGCAGCGAGCGGCCGCGCGGCGAGCTGGACGTGGCGGTGGAGACCCTGCTGCTCGAGGTGAGCCAGACGGCGGCCGCCCAGGGCGTGGCGCTCTCGCGCGAGGTGGAGCGGGGGGTGGCCGTGCGCTGCCCGCCGCAGCTCTTGCAGGTGGTGGCCCAGAACCTGCTCTCCAACGCCGTGAAGTACACCGCGGGGCGCGAGGGCGCCCGGGTGGAGGTGCGCGTGGCGCGCGAGGAGGACACGGCCGTGCTCGAGGTGAAGGACAACGGCATCGGGATGGGGGAGCGCGTGCAGGCGGCGCTGTTCCAGCCCTTCTTCCGCGCCCCCGAGGTGCGCGCACTTCCGGGCCACGGCCTGGGGCTCGCCACGGTGAAGCGCGTGGTGGAGGCCCACGGGGGCGGCATCCAGGTGCACTCGGCGGAGGGGCAGGGCACCCGGGTGCGCGTGCAGCTGCCGCTCGCCGCGCCGCCTCCTGCCACAGCCATGGAGACCGCAGGATGAGCGCCGCGAGCCGCAGCGCCGAGCGCATCCTTGTCGTGGACGACGACCCGCACGCGCGCGACCTGCTGCGCCGGCTGCTCGGGGGCCTCGGCGAGGTGCACGAGGCGGACGGGGCCGCGAGCGCGCGAGAGCGGCTGGACGCGGGCGGCTGGGACCTGGTCCTCACCGACATGGCCATGCCCGAGCCGGGCGACGGCCTGCGGGTGCTCGCGCACGCGCGCAGTGCGCAGCCGGACGCGCCCGTCATCGTGCTCACGGCGTTCGGCAACATCGAGGGAGCGCTGGACAGCATCCAGCAGGGCGCCTTCGACTACCTGCCCAAGCCCTTCGACCTGGACGCGCTGGTGCGCATCGCGCGCCGCGCGCTCGAGCAGAAGCGCCTGCAGGAGGAGAACCGCGCCCTCAAGGCGCGCGCCGCGGAGAAGCGCGCGCTGGTGGGCCGCTCCCCCGCGCTGCTCGAGGTGTACAAGCAGGTGGCGCGCGCCGCCGGCAGCCCCGTGCCCGTGCTCATCACCGGCGAGACGGGTACCGGCAAGGAGCAGGTCGCGCGCGCCCTGCACGCGCGCAGCCCCCGCGCCTCGCAGCCCTTCATCCCCGTGGACTGCGGCGCCATCGCCGAGAGCCTCATGGAGAGCGAGCTGTTCGGCCACGCGAAGGGCGCCTTCACCGGCGCCTCGGGGCCGCGCCGCGGGCTCTTCGAGGAGGCGGACGGCGGCACCCTCTTCCTCGACGAGATCGGCGACGTGGGCGCCAAGGTGCAGGCGCAGTTGCTGCGCGCGCTGCAGGAGGGGGAGATCCGCCGCGTGGGCGAGAGCACCCCGGTGCGCGTGAACGTGCGCGTGGTGGCCGCCACCAACAAGGACCTGCGCGCGCGCGTGGCCGAGGGTGCCTTCCGCGAGGACCTGCTCTACCGCCTGGACGTGGTGCACCTGCACCTGCCGCCCCTGCGCGAGCGCAGCGAGGACGTGCCCGCGCTGGTGGAGCACTTCGCCGCGCTCCACGCCCGCGGCGGCGTGCGCCCCGCCGTCACCCCGGCGGCGCTCGCGCGGCTCACCGCGTACGCGTGGCCGGGCAACGTGCGCCAGCTGGAGAACGTGGTGGCGCGCGCGCTCGCCCTCAACGTGACGGGCGTGCTGGGGCCCGAGGACTTCCCCGCGCCCATCGGGGATGCGACCCCCAAGCTCACCGGGCTCGCGGGCGACCTGCCCACGCTCGCCGAGCTCTCGCGCCGCTACGCCGCGCACCTGCTGCAGCACACCGGCGGCAACAAGAGCGAGGCGGCGCGCCTGCTCGGGGTGGACCGCAAGACGCTCTACAAGCTGCTCGAGGCGAGCGAGCGGGAGAGCGAGTAGGGCGCACTGGAAGTGAAGCGGCGCGCGCGGGTGTTCCTGCGCCAGCGTGACCCACCTTCCCCCCAGCCCCACCAGCCTGCCCCCCGACGCCGAGCAGGGCCGCCTGCTGCTCGAGCATGCGCCCATGCTGGTGTGGCGCGCGGACGCCGTGGGCCGCTGCAACTACTTCAACTCCACCTGGCTCGCCTTCACGGGGCTCACCCTGGAGGAGGCCACGGTGGGCTGGGTGGAGTGCCTGCACCCGGACGACCGCCCCCGGGTGCTGGAGACCGGCTTCGCGTACGCCGTGCGCCGGGAGCCCTTCGAGCTGGAGTTCCGGCTGCGCCGCCACGACGGCGCCCACCGCTGGATGCTCGACCGCGGGGTGCCCTACTTCGACGAGGCGGGGGAGTTCGCGGGCTACATCGGCAGCCTCATCGACGTGCACGAGGCCCACGAGCGCGCGCGCCGGGCGCTCGAGGAGAGCGAGCAGCGCTTCCGCTCCTTCATGGAGCACAGCCCCATCGCCGCCTCCATCAAGGACGAGCAGGGCCGCTACCTCTTCCTCAACCCCGGGGCCGTGAGCCAGCACGGCAAGCCGATGCAGGAGCTGCTCGGGCGCACGCTCGAGGAGGTGCACCCGGGAGCCCAGACGGCCGAGATTCACCGCGGGGACCTGCGCGCCGTGCGGGAGCAGCGCGTGCTGGAGGCCCTGCGCTGCGTGCAGACGGCTGCCGGTCCGCGCGAGTGGCTCACCGTGGTCTTCCCCATCGAGCGTCCGGGGGGCACGCCCCTCCTGGGCAAGGTGGCGCTGGAGACCACCGCGCGGCGGCTCGCGGAGGATGCGCTGCGCCGCTCGGAGGCGAGCTTCCGCACCCTCATCGAGGCCTCCACCGACTGCATCCTCGTGCTGCGCGACGCGCAGGTGGTGTACGCGAACCCGCGCGGCCTGCGCACGCTCGGGGTCGCCTCGCTCGCGCAGCTGCAGCCCCGCGCGCTCGCGCAGCTGCTGCACGGCGGGGACGCCCCGGCGCTCGTGGGGCACGTGCGGGCGCTCGCCGAGGGGGTGGCCCCGCCGCCTCCGGCCGAGTACCGCTTCCACTGCGGCGCGGGCGGCGAGCGCACCGCGGAGGTGCAGCTGCTCGCGATCGAGTTCGACGGCGCTCCCTGCGTGATGCTGGTGGCGCGCGACATCACCGAGCGCGCCGAGCTGCAGCGGCGCCTGATGGCGGCCGACCGGCTCGTGTCCATGGGCACGCTCGCGGCCGGGATGGCGCACGAGATCAACAACCCCCTCTCCTACGTGCTCGGAAACCTCGGCTACCTCGAGGCCCAGCTGGCCCGCGCGCAGGAGCAGGCGCTGCTCGAGGTGGTGCGCGAGGCGCGCGAGGGCGCCGAGCGGGTGCGGCAGATCGTGCGCGACCTGAAGACGCTCTCGCGCGGGGACGACGAGCGGCGCGGGCCGGTGGACGTGCTCGCGGTGCTGCAGTCCTCCATCAACATGGCGTGGAACGAGATCCGCCACCGCGCCCGGCTCGTGCGCGACTTCTCGCCGGTGCCCCGGGTGCAGGCCAACGAGTCGCGGCTCGGCCAGGTGTTCCTCAACCTGCTGGTCAACGCCGCCCAGGCCATCCCCGAGGGGCGCGCGGACCGCCACCACATCGAGGTGCGCGTCTACCCCGCGGCGGATGGGCGCGTGGCGGTGGAGGTGCGCGACAGCGGCGAGGGCATCGCGCGGGAGCACCTGCCGCGCATCTTCGACCCCTTCTTCACCTCCAAGCCCATCGGCGAGGGGACGGGGCTGGGGCTCGCCATCTGCCACGGCATCGTCTCGCAGCTGGGCGGCAGCATCGAGGTGGAGAGCGAGCGCGGCCAGGGCACCTGCATGCGCGTGTTCCTGCCGCAGGCGCCCGAGGAGAGCGCGCCCGCCCCCGGGCCCGGCGTGAGGGCCGGACGGCGCGGGCGGCTGCTCTTCATCGACGACGAGCCGCGCATCGGCAAGACCTACCAGCTGCTGCTGCGCGACGAGCACGACGTGCTCGCGCTCACGCGCGCCCAGGAGGCGCTGGAGCGGCTGCGCGCCGGCGAGCACTTCGACCTCGTGTTCTGCGACCTGATGATGCCGGAGATGACCGGCATGGACCTGCACGCCGAGCTCAGCCGCTGGGCCCCGGAGAAGGCGCGCGCCATGGTGTTCCTCACCGGGGGCGCCTTCACTCCGAAGGCCCGCGCCTTCCTCTCGCAGGTGGACAACTGCCAGCTGGAGAAGCCCGTGTCCCCGGACGCCCTGCGCCGCTTCATCCGCGACGCGCTGGGCTGACGACTCGCTGGGAG
This genomic interval from Aggregicoccus sp. 17bor-14 contains the following:
- a CDS encoding HAMP domain-containing protein, with product MTSDPSAGPRAAPHRRRTLLLDRSFQLRYSLLLATLGAAAVTLFGALAYQVHASAMAATVGGAAGEVSTGGQTLLWLTVVGALGTAVVLGLFGLLLTHRVAGPVHVMGLYMAALAAGRYPRLRPLRKRDELRSFFERFREAVDRIRAREADEARALGHVLGALAPIAVSPEAREALATLESLHARKRQAAEGAGDVAFTPGS
- the fmt gene encoding methionyl-tRNA formyltransferase, coding for MDRPRIVFMGTPEFAVGSLAALLALQEQGALELVAVVTQPDKPKGRGQALSAPPVKALALAHGLPVLQPQKLRTPPFSETLRELRPDACVVTAYGKILPEDLLAVPRLGCVNVHASLLPRFRGAAPIQWAIAHGDAETGVCLMQMDAGLDTGPVLACRRLPILPEETSASLHEKLAALGGQVLREELPRFLRGELRAVPQPSEGAVYAPMIQKEDGLLDFTRPAQELERRVRAFTPWPGAYTWLEGARLKVHRVQVAEGRGEPGTLLGAGPAGLEVACAQGSLRLLEVQPEGKRAMGAADFLSGRKLAPGSRPFTAPPAP
- a CDS encoding type II 3-dehydroquinate dehydratase, with protein sequence MPSRSLRLLLVLHGPNLPQLAEAAGTRLADIDAALHARAAALGLQLHVVSSNHEGALLDALHAQGARAVGVLVSPGALALGGHALAEGLALARLPAVEVHPGPVRRGRRSLLRGVCLAHVAGKGAAGYLLALERLARAVPAAAPDAASPKAAGDAAGDAAETASEAASDDAAAARAPSQGAPAGKTLGRKPVNRLKERAQRGEVAKTLGRKPAAKRSAAPPARTNTLAARTLGRAAHLAGEDEAAQLVSRASVRQKVAERLAGRLSPAALATWARGHLLDVQRGAAVESGQRELLEDVLQRLTLSTLPPSRLTDEQLIELMTELDT
- the rsmB gene encoding 16S rRNA (cytosine(967)-C(5))-methyltransferase RsmB, giving the protein MSARVLAIKILARVRATDAYLNVVLDTVLSEQPPKDPRDAGLVTELVYGATRRQLALDYAILQFSDRRLDTMEDRVLAALRVGAYQLFYMRVPGRAAVAETVQALKEIGLSRASGFVNAILRKLSALPQQPLPPPGDRVQHLSVRESHPAWLVERWLRHYGPERGEAILAANNVAPPVVVRANASRITRDALLAQLREAGLDAQATALSPVGIVLPSVGRLEDVYGYAEGLWQVQDEAAQLVGIYGAIPESARVLDTCAAPGGKACHEAETHEVVATDLHAPKLRKIESEAKRLGLSSRLRTLAHDATQPFSEAQARELGEFHAVVVDAPCSGLGTLRRHPELRYRRKPEDIPRIAALQRRILENCQEQVPPGGLLLYAVCTTEAEEGQDQVEMFLRSHPEWTAEPPSLPTLKLPLAQGYLRTLPGPEGMDGFFAARLRKLY
- a CDS encoding acid-shock protein — its product is MKRIVTVIALAASFAAFAAETPAPAAAPAAQMKASETKTEKASETKATEMKAEAAPAKKATKKTAKHAAATSKTETKTETKAETTPAPTK
- a CDS encoding ATP-binding protein, encoding MALGSSIRRYRAGFLFTVALLSAAALFTLWAQVRASRRVDRLVQDALARTALIGRIRVDALLLESATEAHVRASNDVEREAADAAMAGVLARIRDASAQSTRGLPEGEGLRVWKRFNASCDALAAKVRETVGLSHAREAEQARLHLVEQLHPVAVELDSLAAQLEAQNARDTRDLLRQVETLRLRSTQGSAALTLLAVLLSLAVGWQVTRRLRTQEATIQEQLQELGRHNRELDAFASRVAHDLMAPLAPLRGYLTLIRRSAGLKDPGALEMLGHAEAGAARMSELIEALLRFCRAGTRAGSERPRGELDVAVETLLLEVSQTAAAQGVALSREVERGVAVRCPPQLLQVVAQNLLSNAVKYTAGREGARVEVRVAREEDTAVLEVKDNGIGMGERVQAALFQPFFRAPEVRALPGHGLGLATVKRVVEAHGGGIQVHSAEGQGTRVRVQLPLAAPPPATAMETAG
- a CDS encoding sigma-54 dependent transcriptional regulator encodes the protein MSAASRSAERILVVDDDPHARDLLRRLLGGLGEVHEADGAASARERLDAGGWDLVLTDMAMPEPGDGLRVLAHARSAQPDAPVIVLTAFGNIEGALDSIQQGAFDYLPKPFDLDALVRIARRALEQKRLQEENRALKARAAEKRALVGRSPALLEVYKQVARAAGSPVPVLITGETGTGKEQVARALHARSPRASQPFIPVDCGAIAESLMESELFGHAKGAFTGASGPRRGLFEEADGGTLFLDEIGDVGAKVQAQLLRALQEGEIRRVGESTPVRVNVRVVAATNKDLRARVAEGAFREDLLYRLDVVHLHLPPLRERSEDVPALVEHFAALHARGGVRPAVTPAALARLTAYAWPGNVRQLENVVARALALNVTGVLGPEDFPAPIGDATPKLTGLAGDLPTLAELSRRYAAHLLQHTGGNKSEAARLLGVDRKTLYKLLEASERESE
- a CDS encoding PAS domain S-box protein produces the protein MTHLPPSPTSLPPDAEQGRLLLEHAPMLVWRADAVGRCNYFNSTWLAFTGLTLEEATVGWVECLHPDDRPRVLETGFAYAVRREPFELEFRLRRHDGAHRWMLDRGVPYFDEAGEFAGYIGSLIDVHEAHERARRALEESEQRFRSFMEHSPIAASIKDEQGRYLFLNPGAVSQHGKPMQELLGRTLEEVHPGAQTAEIHRGDLRAVREQRVLEALRCVQTAAGPREWLTVVFPIERPGGTPLLGKVALETTARRLAEDALRRSEASFRTLIEASTDCILVLRDAQVVYANPRGLRTLGVASLAQLQPRALAQLLHGGDAPALVGHVRALAEGVAPPPPAEYRFHCGAGGERTAEVQLLAIEFDGAPCVMLVARDITERAELQRRLMAADRLVSMGTLAAGMAHEINNPLSYVLGNLGYLEAQLARAQEQALLEVVREAREGAERVRQIVRDLKTLSRGDDERRGPVDVLAVLQSSINMAWNEIRHRARLVRDFSPVPRVQANESRLGQVFLNLLVNAAQAIPEGRADRHHIEVRVYPAADGRVAVEVRDSGEGIAREHLPRIFDPFFTSKPIGEGTGLGLAICHGIVSQLGGSIEVESERGQGTCMRVFLPQAPEESAPAPGPGVRAGRRGRLLFIDDEPRIGKTYQLLLRDEHDVLALTRAQEALERLRAGEHFDLVFCDLMMPEMTGMDLHAELSRWAPEKARAMVFLTGGAFTPKARAFLSQVDNCQLEKPVSPDALRRFIRDALG